The genomic window ATACATTAGTTGAATGGATTGTACCTGAATAGGTAAAACCTATTACATTAAAAGGTCATATTTATCTTTTGTTACTATTGTGATCAGAATAATAGATAGCATAATAGAAGTATTAGCTTTTTAATTATTCTATAAATGGGAATAGCCAAATTATGAGCAAACATTATGACTATATTGCAATTGGTGGCGGTAGTGGCGGTATTGCTTCTATCAACCGAGCTGCAATGTATGGACMAAAATGTGCCTTGATTGAAGCAAAGGCTCTCGGTGGTACTTGCGTTAATGTGGGTTGCGTACCAAAAAAAGTGATGTGGCATGCAGCGCAAATTTCTGAAGCCATCCGTGCATATGGTCCCGATTATGGTTTTGATACAACAATCAATCGTTTTGATTGGAAAACCTTAATTGAAAGTCGTACTGCTTATATTGATCGCATTCATCAATCTTATGACCGAGTCCTTGGTAATAATAAGGTTGATGTAATCAGTGGATTTGCTCGTTTTGTTGATGCGCACACTGTTGAAGTAGATGGTGAAACTTATACCGCAGATCATATTTTAATTGCGACGGGTGGCCGCCCTGTTATCCCAAATATCCCAGGTGCTGAATACGGTATTACTTCTGATGGTTTCTTTGAGTTAGAAGCTTTACCAAAACGCATTGCTGTTGTTGGTGCGGGTTATATTGCCGTTGAATTAGCTGGCGTATTAAATGGTTTGGGTAGCGAAACGCATCTATTTGTTCGTAAACATGCCCCATTGCGCTCTTTTGATCCAATGATTGTAGAAACATTGGTTGAGGTAATGAATACAGAAGGGCCAGCTCTGCATACCGAATCAATACCGAAAGAAGTCGTGAAAAATGCGGACGGTTCTTTAACATTGAAATTAGAAAATGGTCAAGAGCAGACAGTTGATGTGCTCATTTGGGCCATTGGGCGTGAGCCTATGACAGATAATCTGAACATTACAGCGGCAGGTGTTGAGCTAAATGATAAAGGTTATATCAAGGTTGATAAGTACCAAAATACGAATGTTCCGGGAATTTATGCGGTTGGCGATAATACAGGTGCAGTCGAACTAACACCAGTTGCAGTTGCTGCGGGCCGCCGTTTATCTGAACGATTATTTAATAATAAGCCTGACGAACATTTGGATTATACAAATATTCCAACGGTAGTTTTTAGTCATCCACCTATTGGTACAGTTGGATTAACTGAGCCTGAAGCCATTGAAAAATATGGAGCAGATCAGGTGAAATGTTATAAATCCGCCTTTACTGCGATGTATACCGCGGTAACATCACACCGCCAGCCTTGCCGTATGAAGCTTGTCTGTATTGGTGAAGATGAAAAAATAGTTGGTATTCATGGTATTGGTTTTGGAATGGATGAAATCTTACAAGGTTTTGCAGTAGCACTCAAAATGGGTGCAACGAAGAAAGATTTCGATAATACCGTGGCAATCCATCCAACTGCTTCCGAAGAATTTGTTACGATGCGTTGATCCGCTAGAAACGGTTATTAATGAAAAAAAGATAACGTAAAAAAGTGGTCACATTCTTGACGCCTCAAAGTTAGGTTTCTACTTTGAGGCGTTTTTATGCTTTAAGTGATGGCGTAATATTTGCCATCTTGGAAATTAATCTAATTAGCTTTATTACTCATCGACATTGTCACTATGTTCATCTTGATAGCGTTGAGAGATCGCCTTTTTTTCTGCATCAGATAATGTGTTAAAAATGGGTAATTCAGTGTCTTTTTTCAATTTTAAAGCATAATAGTAAGCTTCTTTAAGGTCACCTTTGGCAAGGTATGCATCATAAATTTCATTAAGCGCATAATGAGGGTTATAACTTAATGAGACTTTATACCACTGGATTGCCTTATCAATATCTTTCGGGGTATTACATTGCCCATTAAAATAGATATCTCCCATATTTTTGCTTCTGCGTTGAAGATGGATAGATGTTCTTTCAATTGGACTGCCTGAAGCTGCGGATTTTTCTAACCACTGCGTTAAATAATAAGCTGATTTATCCGCATCAGCATATTTATTTTGGCATTTATTCCCAGGGAAATAAGCAAAATAGCGTTTTTCTGTTACACCTAATTCATCATTAGGATATTCTTTATCAAGATAACCTAATGCTTTTTCCAAATCGTTATCCTTATAGAAAAAATATAATCCATTGATTGCATCACTGCGTTTATCAACTTCTTTTTCTAATAATTCAACATATTTGGTTGGGGATGGTTCTCGAAGCACTGTGCCATCACCAAGAGTATAACCTTCTTTATATAAATTTTTTAAAGTGTAATAAGCATCGCGACTAAAGGATTTATCATCACTATTTAAATTAGCCTCGAGGAAATTGATTGCTAACTGATATTGTTCGGCATTAGTTGCTATTTCAGGGGATTCAATAGTCATGTTAGCGAACTTATCCCGAGAATAGAGATCACCTTGTTGCGCGCCTTGTAATAATAGAGCCTGTTTTTTTTCATCTGGCATTCTAGAAAAAAACATCACACCTTGGATCGCGGGTAGATTGCCGGCTTGAGCACTTTTTTCAAACCATTCTCCGGCAGCAAATAAGTTATTTTTTGAGACATACCATGACGCAAGTTCTTTCATTGCATCAGCATCATTATTTTGTGCAGGTATCACGACGGTTTGATAGAAATTAATTAATTTCTTACTATCCTCATCATTAGGTATTTTTTCTAGCCAACGAATTGCTTCCTGCCAATTTGGTTTAATAATCCATTGCTCATTTTGTAGATCATAGCGGCCAACTTGTAATAAATTGGCGTATAAAAGAGTGGCTTCATGATGATCTTTTTGTGCAGCTAGATGCAGATAATGTTTAGCTTGTAAGTCATTTTGATGA from Providencia sneebia DSM 19967 includes these protein-coding regions:
- the gorA gene encoding glutathione-disulfide reductase yields the protein MSKHYDYIAIGGGSGGIASINRAAMYGXKCALIEAKALGGTCVNVGCVPKKVMWHAAQISEAIRAYGPDYGFDTTINRFDWKTLIESRTAYIDRIHQSYDRVLGNNKVDVISGFARFVDAHTVEVDGETYTADHILIATGGRPVIPNIPGAEYGITSDGFFELEALPKRIAVVGAGYIAVELAGVLNGLGSETHLFVRKHAPLRSFDPMIVETLVEVMNTEGPALHTESIPKEVVKNADGSLTLKLENGQEQTVDVLIWAIGREPMTDNLNITAAGVELNDKGYIKVDKYQNTNVPGIYAVGDNTGAVELTPVAVAAGRRLSERLFNNKPDEHLDYTNIPTVVFSHPPIGTVGLTEPEAIEKYGADQVKCYKSAFTAMYTAVTSHRQPCRMKLVCIGEDEKIVGIHGIGFGMDEILQGFAVALKMGATKKDFDNTVAIHPTASEEFVTMR